One stretch of Bombus affinis isolate iyBomAffi1 chromosome 4, iyBomAffi1.2, whole genome shotgun sequence DNA includes these proteins:
- the LOC126915621 gene encoding probable cytochrome P450 301a1, mitochondrial, translated as MNFRMTRQLLLIRQLLQSQSDLRRILCTGAVTSTTKEWTVDHDATIEAKPYEDIPGPKPVPILGNTWRLFPVIGQYQISDVAKLSQIFYDEYGKIVRLTGLIGRPDLLFVYDADEIEKIYRQEGPTPFRPSMPCLVHYKSVVRKDFFGSLPGVVGVHGEPWREFRTRVQKPVLQPQTVRKYITPIEMVTSDFIQRIQEIKGQDDELPADFDNEIHKWALECIGRVALDVRLGCLSGNLTPDSEPQKIIDAAKFALRNVAVLELKAPYWRYVPTPLWSRYVRNMDYFIEVCMKYIDAAMERLKTKKSVDEFDLSLVERILAKESDPKMAYILALDLILVGIDTISMAVCSILYQLATRPEEQEKIYQELIEILPDPSVPLTTSHLDKAIYMKAFIREVFRVYSTVIGNGRTLQNDTTICGYRVPKGVQVVFPTVVTGNMKQYVTDAKTFKPKRWLKESSNEILHPFASLPYGHGARMCLGRRFADLEIQVLLAKLIRSYKLEYHHKPLKYKVTFMYAPDGELKFKVLQR; from the exons ATGAATTTCAG AATGACACGACAGCTATTATTGATACGCCAGCTCTTACAATCACAAAGCGACCTTCGAAGAATTTTATGTACAG GTGCAGTGACCTCGACGACAAAGGAATGGACCGTCGATCACGATGCAACGATTGAAGCGAAGCCATATGAAGACATACCAGGACCAAAGCCGGTACCAATTTTGGGAAATACTTGGCGATTATTTCCAGTAATCGGCCAATACCAAATATCAGACGTGGCGAAATTGTCACAGATATTCTACGATGAGTACGGGAAGATCGTTCGTTTGACTGGTTTAATAGGTCGACCGGATCTGTTGTTCGTTTACGACGCTGACGAGATCGAGAAGATTTATAGACAGGAAGGACCGACTCCATTTAGGCCATCTATGCCATGTCTGGTGCATTATAAGAGCGTCGTGAGGAAAGATTTTTTTGGAAGTCTTCCTGGTGTCGTTGGAGT ACACGGTGAGCCATGGAGAGAATTTCGTACGAGAGTCCAGAAACCTGTTCTCCAACCGCAGACGGTGAGGAAATACATAACGCCTATTGAGATGGTTACATCTGACTTCATACAAAG AATTCAGGAGATTAAAGGACAAGATGACGAATTGCCAGCAGACTTTGATAACGAAATACACAAATGGGCTCTAGAAT GTATAGGTCGCGTCGCCCTTGACGTGAGATTAGGATGCTTATCAGGTAATCTGACACCGGATTCGGAGCCTCAAAAGATTATCGATGCGGCCAAATTTGCTTTGAGGAACGTAGCAGTGCTTGAATTGAAAGCTCCTTACTGGAGATACGTACCCACCCCTCTGTGGTCACGATACGTACGAAACATGGATTACTTCATCGA AGTATGTATGAAATACATCGATGCAGCAATGGAGAGACTGAAAACAAAAAAATCTGTTGACGAGTTTGACTTGTCTTTGGTGGAAAGAATTTTAGCCAAAGAAAGTGACCCTAAAATGGCTTATATTCTGGCCTTAGATTTGATTTTGGTTGGAATAGATACC ATTTCAATGGCTGTTTGTTCAATATTGTATCAACTGGCAACTAGACCGGAGGAACAGGAAAAAATTTATCAGGAACTTATAGAAATTCTTCCTGATCCATCTGTACCTCTTACTACGAGTCATCTCGATAAAGCTATTTATATGAAAGCTTTTATTCGTGAAGTTTTCCG AGTATATTCTACAGTGATTGGAAATGGTAGAACATTACAAAATGACACCACAATTTGCGGCTATAGAGTACCAAAGGGG GTGCAAGTCGTGTTCCCAACTGTGGTAACGGGAAATATGAAACAATATGTAACAGATGCAAAAACGTTTAAGCCAAAGCGGTGGCTAAAAGAATCTTCTAACGAAATTTTACACCCTTTTGCATCATTGCCTTATGGTCATGGCGCACGTATGTGTCTAGGAAGAAGATTTGCCGATTTAGAAATACAAGTTCTGCTTGCCAAA CTGATAAGATCTTACAAATTGGAATACCATCATAAACCACTTAAATACAAGGTTACATTTATGTACGCCCCCGACGGTGAACTCAAATTCAAAGTGCTTCAGAGATAG